ACTTCCAGGTCGTAAGTCTTGACCGCACTGAAGCCCATGTCGCCGGTGCACAGCGCCAGGGTACGGTAAGGCAGACCCAGCAGTTGCAGGACTTTCTCGGCGTTGGCGGTCAGGCTTTCCAGCGCGTCCATCGACGTCGACGGCTCGACGATCTGCACCATCTCGACCTTGTCGAACTGGTGCTGGCGGATCATGCCGCGAGTGTCACGACCCGATGCGCCGGCTTCGCTGCGGAAACACGGCGTGTGGGCGACGAACTTGATCGGCAGTTGTTTCGAATCGACGATTTCACCGGCCACGATGTTGGTCAGCGACACTTCAGCGGTCGGGATCAGGTACAGATCGGCTTCGCCTTCACGACCGATCTTGAACAGGTCTTCTTCGAACTTCGGCAGTTGACCGGTGCCTTGCAGCGCCGGGGCCTGAACCAGATAAGGCGTGTAGGCCTCTTCATAGCCGTGCTCGGTGACGTGCAGGTTGATCATGAACTGCGCCAGTGCGCGATGCAGACGGGCAATCGGGCCGCGCAGCAGCGCGAAACGCGCGCCGGACAGCTTGGCGGCGGTTTCGAAGTCGAGCCAGCCGAACTTCTCGCCCAGGGCTACGTGGTCCTGAACCGGGAAGTCAAAGGCAGTCGGGGTGCCCCAGCGGCGGACTTCGACGTTGCCGTCCTCGTCTTCACCGACCGGTACCGACTCATGCGGCAGGTTCGGAATGCCCAGCAGGATCGAGTCCAGTTCGGTCTGGATCGCGTCCAGCTCGACTTTACCGGCGCTCAGTTCGCCCGCCATGCGCTCGACGTCCGCCATCAGCGGCGCGATGTCTTCGCCGCGCTGCTTGGCCTGACCGATGGATTTGGAACGCGCGTTACGCTCAGCCTGCAGTGCTTCGGTGCGGGTCTGGACGGTCTTGCGCTGTTCTTCCAGCGCTTCGATGCGCGCGACATCCAGGGCAAAGCCACGGGAAGCCAGGCGGTCCGCTACGTCCTGGAGGTTGCTACGTAACAGTTTGGAATCGAGCATGTCGGTTTCTCGTTATCAAAGTTTGGTCAGGGACAGGCCGGCCCACGTCGCGAGCAGCCCGCCGAATACGCTGATGGCCGCATAGCCCAGGGCCAGCGGCACTTGCCCGCTTTCCAGCAGACGCACCGTATCCAGTGAAAAGGATGAAAAAGTCGTCAGCCCCCCGAGGAAGCCGACCATCAACCCGGCGCGCACCTCGATCGGTACTTCCGGGCGTATCAAAAACAGGCCGTACAACACGCCGATCAACAGGCAGCCCACGATATTAACGGCCAGCGTCGCGGTATAGAAGTGCCGCGGCCAATTGGCGTTGACCCAATTGCCGGTGGCGAAGCGCAACAAGGTGCCGGCAACCCCGCCGACGGAGACTGCAACGATCAATGGGACCACTATTTTCTCCGCTGCCGGGGGCTTAAACGATCGAGTTGAGCAAGGTGGTTGAGCTTCTCGCCGATCTTCAACTCTAGGCCACGGGGCACCGGTTGGTAGAACGGAATCGGGTCGAGTTCTTCCGGGAAATAGTCTTCGCCGGCGGCATAGGCGTCCGGCTCGTCATGGGCGTAGCGGTATTCGTCGCCGTAACCCAATTGCTTCATCAGTTTGGTCGGTGCGTTGCGCAGATGCAGCGGCACTTCCAGCGAGCCGTGTTCGGCGGCGGCGCGCAGCGCGGTCTTGAAGCCCATGTACACCGCGTTGCTTTTCGGCGCACAGGCCAGATAGGTGATGGCCTGAGCCACTGCCAACTCACCTTCCGGACTGCCAAGACGCTCCTGTACTTCCCACGCGGCCAGGCACAGGCTCAGGGCACGGGGATCGGCATTGCCGATGTCTTCGCTGGCCATGCGCACAACGCGGCGAGCCAGGTACAGCGGATCGCAGCCGCCGTCGATCATTCGCGCGAACCAGTACAACGCGCCGTCCGGGTTCGAACCGCGCACCGATTTGTGCAGCGCGGAAATCTGGTCGTAGAACGCCTCACCGCCCTTGTCGAATCGCCGGCGTGTGTCACCGAGCAGGCTT
This genomic window from Pseudomonas kribbensis contains:
- the crcB gene encoding fluoride efflux transporter CrcB, whose translation is MVPLIVAVSVGGVAGTLLRFATGNWVNANWPRHFYTATLAVNIVGCLLIGVLYGLFLIRPEVPIEVRAGLMVGFLGGLTTFSSFSLDTVRLLESGQVPLALGYAAISVFGGLLATWAGLSLTKL
- the serS gene encoding serine--tRNA ligase, which gives rise to MLDSKLLRSNLQDVADRLASRGFALDVARIEALEEQRKTVQTRTEALQAERNARSKSIGQAKQRGEDIAPLMADVERMAGELSAGKVELDAIQTELDSILLGIPNLPHESVPVGEDEDGNVEVRRWGTPTAFDFPVQDHVALGEKFGWLDFETAAKLSGARFALLRGPIARLHRALAQFMINLHVTEHGYEEAYTPYLVQAPALQGTGQLPKFEEDLFKIGREGEADLYLIPTAEVSLTNIVAGEIVDSKQLPIKFVAHTPCFRSEAGASGRDTRGMIRQHQFDKVEMVQIVEPSTSMDALESLTANAEKVLQLLGLPYRTLALCTGDMGFSAVKTYDLEVWIPSQDKYREISSCSNCGDFQARRMQARFRNPETGKPELVHTLNGSGLAVGRTLVAVLENYQQADGSIRVPDVLKPYMGGLEVIG